aaaaaaagaaaagattttggTGAATCTTTTTTCAGAATAATTGGAAATGAAGGCCGTGGCAAGTGCATCACCTTATCCGGTCAAAACTACCAGCCCCGAGCCCGACTCCCGAACCCGGTCCTTTATATAAATAATCCCTCCATTTCGTTTTTAATCAAATACCTCCACTTTTTatctatttaaaagaaaaaaacacaCCATCACTGtttcttttttaaatatatttcataagaaaagaaaaatggctCCATTTACTGTTTTGTTAATGGTTGTTTTCTTTGTGTTCACCTTGTCTCACGCCCCTTTTTTGATAGTTGAACCGGAACTTGGCTCCACCGCCCAAGATACTGTCTCGAATTTACCCGATTCCGACCCGAGAACCACAACAATCACCATCCTTCTCTCTGGAGATAGACCCGGGTCCGAACCCGCCGCCAAATTAGTTGATTTCAAGCCCGGTGGTGTCCCGGAAACCGACTCCGACGTAGTCTCCGTTCCTTGGGAGAGTACCAGTTTTCGTCCCGTTAACCGGTACTTCTCACGGTACCACCACAGGTTCCGGCCTTTGAACTCACGGTTCCACAAGAAGCGCTATATTTCATACGGCGATGATATGATACTGTCCGACGAGAGAACACGTTTTGAACCGGAGTTACGCCGCTCCGTTCGCCAGGTCCAGCCGAGTTGGTCCGAGTTTCCCGGTGGCGTTGCCGAGTCCAAGGTGCCAGTAGATTTCATGAAGACTCATCACCACGTCCACGTACATTATCTTGGTGACGATCAGCATCAGCATCAGCACCACCACCACCACTATCACCATCAACACCGCCGCCACCATCACCACCGCCGCCATAACGGAGAGGACAAAAGTGGTAAAGTAGAAGAGCACGTGGGTGGCTCCTTGAAGAGATTAACCAAATTTTTTATCCATTTTTGAGGATAATTAACACGtgattaaatattaatcatgCCTATGCATATAATATAAGCTTTTTAGGGTATTTTGCTGTACTTTATTGTCGCATATGTTTGGGAAAAGAactacttttatataaaaattaaagaataatAGAGGCTTAAAATTCAGAAATATTGTTGTTTAAGGGGTTGAAAACGCAGTAGAAAACTATATTTATATATGGATGAATCCTTAGAAATGGTTGGCGCATGAACCACTCTGTTGTGGGCTGCTGAGTTGAGCACATGGCGATGGGCTTACCTCGATTGCAGCTCCACTTACATCGGAGCACTTCCACGGAGGAGATCTCGGTCCGGTCATGCCGTGGAGGTTAATCTTCGAAAGACAGATGTTGGTGAAAGGGGCGTTTTTCAGGCCTTGTATTGAACCAGCTTTCTGTACTTTAACACCCCAAATGTTCTTCAACGTAACGCCCTTTACATATGGGAGAGCGTTCGGATTGAACCGGTTATCGGGGTGATCGCCGGTGTCGCCTGCGATTTTGATACCGGTTCTTACGTTCTCCATGAACACTTGAGATACTGTGATGTTCTTTATGAACCCTCCCCTGCCAATGTTGGTCTTGATGTTAACACCGATGCCGGAGTTGTAAATAACTATGTTCTCGGCCAAGACGTGCTCCACTCCACCAGAGGTTTCGCTACCCACTGCGATACCGGCAAATGGGGATGACCCTGTTACTCGTCGGATGGTGATGTGAGAGCTGGGACGTCCGTAACCAATCCCGTATTCGTCCCATCCACTTTTTACGGCAACAAGATCATCTCCAGTTGAAATGAACGAGTCTTCTATGCAAACATTGGAGCTTGAATCTGTGCAAATCATGATAGCAAACAAAGTTAATGATTGAAAGATTTCAAGAAGTTACGGTACCTAGATTTCAATAAAGTTTCGAACCCGAAACTGAACTGAGGAAGAACCTATCCCTATTGTTT
This is a stretch of genomic DNA from Gossypium arboreum isolate Shixiya-1 chromosome 11, ASM2569848v2, whole genome shotgun sequence. It encodes these proteins:
- the LOC108483579 gene encoding transcription factor ABORTED MICROSPORES-like; its protein translation is MAPFTVLLMVVFFVFTLSHAPFLIVEPELGSTAQDTVSNLPDSDPRTTTITILLSGDRPGSEPAAKLVDFKPGGVPETDSDVVSVPWESTSFRPVNRYFSRYHHRFRPLNSRFHKKRYISYGDDMILSDERTRFEPELRRSVRQVQPSWSEFPGGVAESKVPVDFMKTHHHVHVHYLGDDQHQHQHHHHHYHHQHRRHHHHRRHNGEDKSGKVEEHVGGSLKRLTKFFIHF